In Candidatus Sulfurimonas marisnigri, a single genomic region encodes these proteins:
- a CDS encoding mobile mystery protein B, translating into MIHSTKPIDDATPLDDISGLKLPRDKVYSLKEIYVAEANNIAVATIKYLSAPPSKKVAPFSYEWLSKLHEEMFGNVWDWAGKFRQVELSIGIKAYQVPTALKELADDIAYWDKNKTFNIYETATRIHHRAVQIHPYKNGNGRWSRMLANIYLRQNGSMPVKWQEDLLSKENPKRDEYIQALKAADNGDYSYLIEMHKRTY; encoded by the coding sequence ATGATACATTCTACAAAACCTATAGACGATGCTACTCCACTTGATGACATATCAGGACTAAAACTACCAAGAGATAAAGTTTACTCTCTTAAAGAGATCTATGTTGCAGAAGCAAATAATATAGCAGTTGCAACAATTAAATACTTGTCAGCACCACCATCTAAAAAAGTAGCACCGTTCTCTTATGAATGGCTCTCAAAGCTTCACGAAGAGATGTTTGGAAATGTATGGGATTGGGCTGGAAAGTTTAGACAAGTAGAACTCTCTATTGGTATAAAGGCTTATCAAGTGCCAACAGCATTAAAAGAACTAGCAGATGATATAGCTTATTGGGATAAGAATAAAACATTTAACATATACGAAACAGCGACAAGGATACATCACAGAGCAGTTCAAATCCACCCTTATAAAAACGGTAATGGTCGCTGGTCAAGAATGTTAGCAAATATATATCTTAGACAGAATGGTTCTATGCCCGTAAAATGGCAAGAAGACTTACTATCAAAAGAGAATCCCAAACGAGATGAGTATATTCAAGCACTTAAAGCTGCTGATAATGGGGATTATTCATATTTAATTGAGATGCATAAAAGAACATACTAA
- a CDS encoding ATP-binding protein — protein MKFYNRGKELKNLEEIENSSKISSKMTVIVGRRRIGKTKLIQEAYKEKIYLFVSKKNEVLLCEEFISIIQYALDVKIFGQITKFKDLFEYLMNLATTKPFTLVIDEFQEFLQINDSIYSDMQNIWDKYKDNSKMNLVLSGSIYSLMKKIFEDKKEPLFGRANNKIHLKPFTVKTIKEILQENYPEFTNDDLLSFYILTGGVAKYVEILVDNSAFTLDKQLNLIFDEYSLFLEEGKNLLIEEFGKEYTTYFSILSLIASSKTARVEIESILGKNVGGYLDRLENEYTIIKKVKPIFAKEGSRTLRYEIIDNFFNFWFRFIYKYKSAIEIENYEYVKDIVNRDYTTYSGRFLEKYFIEKIKLSNQYSDIGTYWERRNENEIDIVGVNDDSKTMLIAEVKRRAQKIDINKLQEKATKLVSKHKNYEVQYLGYSLEDM, from the coding sequence ATGAAATTTTACAATAGAGGAAAAGAACTTAAAAACCTTGAAGAGATAGAAAATTCATCAAAAATATCTTCGAAAATGACAGTGATTGTTGGACGAAGAAGAATTGGAAAAACAAAACTAATCCAAGAGGCATACAAAGAGAAGATATATCTATTTGTCTCTAAGAAAAATGAAGTACTTCTATGTGAAGAATTTATCTCAATAATTCAATATGCTTTGGATGTAAAAATATTTGGTCAAATAACAAAATTCAAAGACCTTTTTGAATACCTTATGAACTTAGCCACTACAAAACCTTTCACGCTTGTAATAGATGAATTTCAAGAGTTCCTGCAAATTAACGATAGCATTTATTCTGACATGCAAAACATCTGGGATAAATACAAAGATAATTCTAAGATGAATTTAGTACTTAGTGGTTCTATCTATTCACTCATGAAGAAAATCTTTGAAGATAAAAAAGAACCTCTCTTTGGTCGTGCAAATAATAAGATTCATTTAAAACCATTTACAGTAAAAACAATCAAAGAGATTCTACAAGAGAATTATCCAGAGTTCACAAATGATGATTTATTGTCATTTTATATATTGACCGGTGGTGTAGCAAAGTATGTTGAAATACTTGTAGACAATTCTGCTTTTACATTAGACAAACAGCTTAACCTTATCTTTGATGAGTATTCACTATTTTTAGAAGAGGGAAAAAACTTACTTATCGAAGAATTTGGCAAAGAGTATACAACATACTTCTCAATATTGTCTCTTATCGCATCATCTAAGACTGCTAGGGTAGAAATAGAGAGCATCTTGGGTAAAAATGTAGGTGGTTATCTTGATAGACTAGAAAATGAATACACAATCATAAAAAAAGTGAAGCCTATCTTTGCAAAAGAGGGAAGCAGAACTTTAAGATACGAAATAATAGATAACTTTTTCAACTTTTGGTTTAGATTTATATACAAATATAAGAGTGCTATTGAAATAGAAAATTATGAGTATGTAAAAGATATTGTAAACAGAGACTATACAACATATAGCGGACGCTTTTTAGAGAAGTATTTTATAGAAAAAATAAAACTTTCTAACCAGTATTCAGATATCGGCACATACTGGGAAAGAAGGAACGAAAACGAGATAGATATCGTTGGCGTAAATGATGATAGTAAAACTATGTTAATTGCTGAAGTTAAAAGACGAGCTCAAAAAATAGATATAAATAAACTTCAAGAAAAAGCTACAAAATTAGTATCTAAGCATAAGAACTACGAAGTTCAATATCTTGGATATTCTTTGGAAGATATGTAG
- a CDS encoding nucleotidyl transferase AbiEii/AbiGii toxin family protein, with the protein MTANVIKTLKKIQDLDLFNDDLYFIGGTALSYYINHRISEDIDVVSPNILNHKAIISSMLSINANKVKDENVFALRLAGLFPDEHMLKFNLDGVKVEFFKASRTLQLEILEQSSFKQFENSNIKILDLKSIAKLKIVALFSRDKSRDLFDFGAILDNNVLSIDEILEIAKKLTKIETKESLLMYINDKVQPLNDETVYLDEKERSYLSFIEIKARVLQSIESINES; encoded by the coding sequence ATGACTGCTAATGTAATCAAAACACTCAAAAAAATCCAAGATTTAGATTTGTTCAACGATGATTTGTATTTCATCGGTGGTACTGCACTCTCATACTACATAAATCACAGAATATCTGAAGATATAGATGTCGTAAGCCCCAATATACTCAACCATAAAGCAATAATCTCATCAATGTTGTCTATCAATGCTAACAAAGTCAAAGATGAAAATGTATTTGCTCTAAGATTAGCAGGTTTGTTTCCAGATGAACATATGTTGAAATTTAATTTAGATGGTGTAAAAGTAGAATTCTTTAAAGCTAGTAGAACTCTACAATTAGAAATACTAGAGCAATCATCATTTAAACAGTTTGAAAATTCAAATATTAAGATACTAGATTTAAAGTCAATTGCTAAATTAAAAATTGTAGCACTATTTTCAAGAGATAAGTCTAGAGATCTTTTTGATTTTGGAGCGATACTAGATAATAATGTTCTATCTATAGACGAAATATTAGAAATAGCCAAAAAGCTAACTAAAATAGAGACTAAAGAATCTCTACTCATGTACATCAACGATAAAGTACAACCCCTTAACGATGAAACAGTTTATCTGGATGAAAAAGAGCGGTCATACTTGTCATTTATCGAGATTAAAGCGAGAGTCTTACAATCGATTGAAAGTATAAATGAAAGTTGA
- a CDS encoding HD domain-containing phosphohydrolase, with protein MYKKYLINMKNSESYFRMFIASLVLLYAIYSSSFIFAFISMIIFYTASTRFCFTYYLFNINKKYSIDNYYLSLLPKYRTSPVFIFDNKGEITFENSFSKHELPDITSIKTLNVTNYESIIENNIEDTMEFDSNGKNYQIKLKGISEENFILAYFTDVTELVELNKAIEDTQREVIYAMGEIGETRSRETGNHVKRVALYSNKLALLYGLSKEEADKLQMASPMLDIGKVGIPDAILNAPRKLTVDEFEIMKTHASLGYDMLKSSSKPILQAAAIVANEHHEKFDGSGYPNGTIGEDIHIYGRITAVADVFDALGSIRVYKKAWPLENILEFFQRESGKHLDPKLVKLFTDNLDEFLVIRDKFKD; from the coding sequence ATGTATAAAAAGTACCTTATTAATATGAAAAACTCTGAATCATATTTTAGAATGTTTATAGCTTCACTAGTTTTACTCTACGCCATTTATAGCTCATCATTCATTTTCGCTTTTATAAGTATGATTATATTTTACACAGCATCTACAAGATTTTGTTTTACATACTATTTATTTAATATAAATAAAAAATACAGCATAGATAACTACTATCTTTCTCTTTTACCAAAGTATAGAACTTCTCCTGTTTTTATATTTGACAACAAGGGTGAAATAACTTTTGAAAATAGCTTTTCTAAGCATGAATTACCAGATATAACATCTATTAAAACATTAAATGTAACTAACTACGAGAGCATCATTGAAAATAATATAGAAGATACTATGGAATTTGATAGCAATGGTAAAAATTATCAAATAAAATTGAAAGGTATATCCGAGGAAAATTTTATATTAGCTTACTTTACAGATGTTACAGAATTGGTAGAATTAAATAAAGCTATTGAAGATACACAAAGAGAAGTCATTTATGCCATGGGTGAAATAGGTGAAACTCGTTCTAGAGAAACAGGGAATCATGTAAAAAGAGTTGCCCTTTACTCAAACAAACTTGCACTTTTATATGGCCTATCAAAAGAAGAAGCGGATAAATTACAAATGGCTTCTCCTATGCTTGACATAGGTAAAGTAGGAATTCCTGATGCAATATTAAATGCTCCAAGAAAATTAACAGTAGATGAGTTTGAAATAATGAAGACACATGCCTCTCTTGGTTATGACATGTTAAAAAGTTCAAGCAAGCCAATACTTCAAGCAGCAGCAATTGTAGCGAACGAGCATCATGAAAAATTTGATGGCAGTGGCTATCCTAACGGTACAATTGGTGAAGATATTCACATCTATGGTCGTATCACTGCTGTTGCTGATGTTTTTGATGCACTTGGTTCTATTAGAGTATATAAAAAAGCATGGCCTCTTGAAAATATTTTAGAATTCTTTCAAAGGGAGAGTGGCAAACATCTTGACCCAAAACTAGTAAAATTATTTACAGATAATCTAGATGAATTTTTAGTTATACGAGACAAGTTCAAGGATTAA
- a CDS encoding inorganic phosphate transporter, whose product MNRDNLIAFSIFAISTAGFFLWGFKFIPSHHLLLFSVAAVFGIFMAFNIGGNDVANSFGTSVGAKTITIKQALVIAAIFELSGAIFAGGEVTDTIRKGIVNIPSSDFDPMLFVLVMMSSLLSAGLWLFFASKKGLPVSTTHSIVGGIVGASLAMGYVVTNGDNVISMVSWSKIGQIAASWVISPLLGGILSYGIYYYIKVNILTKSKNSVQRLDSIKSRLNYLKEAYKITLKDKPADVQLNELKQLAHMNDDDEAKFETASHYEKKIEKLKAEAKHIDVFAHLRKYIPLVGAFAASIISGMLLFKGLKHLKLAVSMIETIWIIFVIATAAYLISFAIINIMGKHDVHKATLRIFSWLQIFTASAFAFSHGANDIANAIGPFAAILDVLKTGEINAQAPVPIVAMATFGVALIVGLWFLGKEVIQTVGTRLAKISPVTGFSAELGASAVILLATKMGIPVSSTHILIGAVLGIGLLNKDANWGLMKPIALAWIITLPIAAVSSAVFFFILKVIVGI is encoded by the coding sequence ATGAACAGAGATAATCTTATAGCATTTTCTATATTTGCTATATCAACTGCTGGTTTCTTTTTATGGGGTTTTAAATTTATACCATCACACCATTTATTGCTTTTTTCTGTTGCGGCGGTTTTTGGAATATTTATGGCATTTAATATCGGCGGAAATGATGTTGCAAACTCTTTTGGTACAAGTGTTGGTGCTAAAACAATAACAATAAAACAAGCTCTTGTAATTGCAGCTATTTTTGAGTTAAGTGGTGCTATCTTTGCTGGTGGAGAAGTAACAGACACTATTCGAAAAGGTATAGTAAATATTCCTTCATCTGACTTTGACCCTATGTTATTTGTGTTGGTTATGATGTCTTCACTTTTAAGTGCTGGATTATGGTTGTTTTTTGCTTCAAAAAAAGGACTACCAGTCTCAACCACTCACTCTATTGTGGGTGGTATAGTTGGTGCAAGTTTAGCAATGGGTTATGTTGTCACAAATGGCGATAATGTCATCTCTATGGTTAGCTGGAGTAAAATAGGACAAATAGCAGCTAGCTGGGTAATATCTCCTTTATTAGGCGGTATCTTGTCTTATGGTATCTATTACTACATAAAAGTCAATATATTAACAAAAAGCAAAAATTCAGTTCAAAGATTAGATTCAATAAAAAGCCGTCTTAATTATTTGAAAGAAGCTTATAAAATTACTTTAAAAGACAAGCCTGCTGATGTTCAACTAAATGAACTAAAACAACTAGCGCATATGAATGATGATGATGAAGCCAAATTTGAAACTGCCAGCCATTATGAAAAGAAAATTGAAAAGTTAAAAGCCGAAGCTAAACATATCGATGTATTTGCACATTTACGAAAGTATATACCTCTCGTTGGTGCATTTGCCGCTTCTATAATATCTGGAATGTTGCTATTTAAGGGTTTAAAGCACCTAAAACTAGCTGTTAGTATGATAGAAACTATATGGATTATATTTGTTATTGCAACAGCTGCATATCTTATAAGTTTTGCAATAATAAATATTATGGGAAAACATGATGTACATAAAGCAACTCTTAGAATTTTCTCTTGGCTTCAAATCTTTACAGCATCAGCATTTGCTTTTAGTCATGGAGCAAATGATATAGCAAATGCGATAGGACCATTTGCTGCTATTTTAGATGTATTAAAAACTGGTGAGATAAATGCACAAGCTCCTGTTCCCATTGTTGCTATGGCAACCTTTGGTGTGGCTCTTATAGTAGGACTTTGGTTTTTAGGAAAAGAGGTTATTCAAACTGTAGGAACTCGTTTGGCAAAAATCTCACCTGTAACCGGATTCTCAGCAGAACTTGGTGCAAGTGCAGTTATATTGTTGGCTACAAAAATGGGTATTCCAGTATCTTCCACACATATACTAATTGGTGCAGTTTTAGGAATAGGGCTATTAAACAAAGATGCAAACTGGGGTTTAATGAAGCCAATAGCTTTAGCATGGATAATTACATTGCCAATTGCAGCAGTTTCATCAGCAGTATTCTTTTTTATACTAAAAGTAATAGTTGGAATATAA
- a CDS encoding DUF502 domain-containing protein, whose amino-acid sequence MTNKKSPIKHFLEVTLQGVFWLLPIVAVVMIVLWLYNKVDLLAHGVFTLIGFAPQNNGFLWLLIVVVIFVFLLYIVGHLMETRVANFLETLISKIPGYSTIKDIIGIFNSSKKGETQVLVVAIRGFANEGYNIGLMYSQKESIIKEHYTVTLSQTPIPNGGYMFEVHKDNIFVIEEAKFDDNLKYLLSMGVKSMSDIVKVQPKRISDFISLSDWLGRKNGIRD is encoded by the coding sequence ATGACAAATAAAAAATCACCTATAAAGCACTTTTTAGAAGTGACACTTCAAGGGGTGTTTTGGCTACTTCCTATAGTAGCGGTTGTAATGATTGTACTATGGCTATATAATAAAGTTGATTTATTGGCACACGGTGTATTTACGCTTATTGGTTTTGCACCACAAAATAACGGATTTTTATGGCTGCTTATTGTTGTAGTTATTTTTGTATTTCTTTTATATATTGTCGGTCATCTGATGGAGACAAGAGTAGCTAATTTTTTAGAGACATTAATCTCAAAGATACCAGGCTACTCAACAATCAAAGACATTATAGGTATATTTAACTCTTCAAAAAAAGGTGAAACGCAGGTTTTAGTAGTAGCTATAAGAGGCTTCGCAAACGAGGGGTACAACATAGGGCTTATGTACTCTCAAAAAGAGAGCATTATAAAAGAGCACTACACAGTAACTTTATCGCAAACACCAATCCCAAACGGTGGATATATGTTTGAAGTACATAAAGATAATATTTTTGTTATTGAAGAAGCAAAGTTTGATGACAACTTGAAGTATCTGCTCTCTATGGGTGTGAAAAGTATGTCTGATATTGTAAAAGTACAACCAAAACGAATAAGTGATTTCATTTCACTAAGCGACTGGCTGGGGAGAAAAAATGGGATTAGAGATTGA
- a CDS encoding CYTH domain-containing protein, which produces MGLEIERKFLIDIDKVENLENGYEIKQGYIQTKDKTTVRVRVKGDEAFITIKGKNVGASRVEFEYSIPLDDANEMLEKLCSKPFIDKKRYLVEHKNHTWEIDVFHKENEGLIVAEVELEDENEIVELPKWIVKEVTGDARYYNSNLLENPFSKWETNL; this is translated from the coding sequence ATGGGATTAGAGATTGAAAGAAAATTTTTAATAGATATAGACAAAGTTGAGAATTTAGAAAATGGATACGAAATTAAGCAGGGTTATATTCAGACTAAAGATAAAACTACTGTTCGTGTGAGAGTAAAGGGTGACGAGGCGTTTATAACCATAAAAGGTAAAAATGTGGGTGCATCAAGAGTTGAATTTGAGTACTCTATACCGCTCGATGATGCAAATGAAATGTTAGAGAAGTTATGCTCAAAACCATTTATAGATAAGAAAAGGTATCTTGTTGAGCATAAAAATCATACTTGGGAAATAGATGTGTTTCATAAGGAAAACGAAGGTCTAATAGTTGCAGAAGTGGAGCTTGAAGATGAAAATGAGATTGTTGAATTGCCGAAGTGGATTGTAAAAGAGGTGACTGGTGATGCCAGATACTATAACTCTAATCTTTTAGAGAATCCATTTTCCAAGTGGGAAACAAATTTGTAA
- a CDS encoding efflux RND transporter permease subunit translates to MFEKFHNAVLNGIQSPKKRNFILLATLLAFILSVMMIAPTKMVLAKMLPGKNNDTFSIYTTLVEGSSIQQTKEVTDCVVGLVQKEKEVTDLEVFLGMGAPLDFAGLIKGSHFKNSENVAEIVLNLTKKHDRVEPSYFMVQRMRPSILKNCASIYEGTNISFVEPPAGPPVLAAIVAEIYGNDATGIRKLSNRVADVFKTTSGLVDVEIMHDEIYDTFELKVLSTKVAISEVNIKQLNDILYLSFEGMQIAVKNSDTISDQIPIYLSLSKESKKFSSKDINSIKAKLSSLKLMNKMGMMIPITELVEVTAKKSNPMIMSKNLHQMTNVMAETDMVSQVYPLMDARDVILSTFTDKYEIEKIGLFNLQLTDKQTSKVYKLIWDGEMEVTLDTFVELGAAFIAALVLIFLLMVIYYKSYTLSGIILLGSFLSIIGVIVGHWIMDVFTADTFFLTATSLIGFIALIGISSRNSLLLIDFTKSLMDEKKMPNAEAIAYATATRAKPIFLTAAAIILASTLLAGDAVFGGLGVALIFGTIAAVVASLIVVPILLFKADLQRHFNLD, encoded by the coding sequence ATGTTTGAAAAATTTCACAATGCTGTTCTAAATGGCATACAGAGTCCAAAGAAGAGAAACTTTATACTTCTTGCAACGCTACTTGCCTTTATACTATCAGTAATGATGATAGCTCCAACAAAAATGGTTTTGGCAAAAATGCTCCCTGGCAAAAATAACGATACATTCAGTATTTATACTACACTTGTTGAAGGTAGCTCTATTCAGCAAACAAAAGAGGTAACAGACTGTGTAGTTGGTTTAGTTCAAAAAGAAAAAGAGGTTACAGACTTAGAGGTATTTTTGGGGATGGGTGCTCCCCTTGACTTTGCAGGTCTTATAAAAGGTTCACACTTTAAAAACAGCGAGAATGTTGCAGAAATAGTCTTAAACCTTACAAAAAAACATGACAGAGTTGAGCCGTCGTACTTTATGGTTCAAAGAATGAGACCGAGCATACTGAAAAACTGTGCCTCTATATATGAAGGCACAAATATATCTTTTGTTGAACCTCCAGCTGGACCTCCTGTTTTAGCGGCAATAGTTGCTGAGATTTACGGAAATGATGCTACAGGCATTAGAAAGCTATCAAACAGAGTTGCAGACGTATTTAAAACTACAAGCGGTTTGGTTGATGTAGAAATTATGCATGATGAGATTTACGATACTTTTGAGCTAAAAGTTTTAAGTACAAAAGTTGCAATATCTGAAGTAAATATAAAACAGTTAAACGACATACTCTACCTCTCTTTTGAAGGGATGCAGATAGCTGTTAAAAACTCAGATACTATTAGTGATCAAATCCCAATCTACCTCTCATTAAGCAAAGAGTCTAAAAAGTTTTCATCTAAAGATATTAACTCTATAAAAGCAAAGCTTTCATCTTTGAAACTTATGAATAAAATGGGGATGATGATACCTATTACAGAGCTTGTAGAAGTTACTGCTAAAAAATCAAACCCTATGATTATGAGTAAAAACCTACACCAAATGACAAATGTTATGGCTGAGACAGATATGGTTTCTCAGGTTTATCCTCTTATGGATGCTAGAGATGTGATTTTAAGCACATTTACAGATAAATATGAGATTGAAAAAATAGGTCTATTCAACTTGCAACTAACTGATAAGCAGACTTCTAAAGTATATAAGCTAATCTGGGACGGAGAGATGGAAGTAACACTAGATACTTTTGTAGAGCTTGGTGCTGCATTTATAGCTGCTTTGGTTCTTATCTTTTTGCTTATGGTTATCTACTATAAAAGTTATACTCTTAGCGGTATCATACTTTTAGGCTCATTCCTCTCAATTATAGGTGTAATTGTAGGTCACTGGATTATGGATGTTTTCACAGCAGACACTTTCTTTTTGACAGCTACTTCTCTTATAGGCTTTATCGCCCTAATAGGTATTAGTTCTCGTAATTCACTACTTCTTATAGACTTTACAAAATCTCTAATGGACGAAAAGAAAATGCCAAATGCTGAAGCTATCGCATACGCAACAGCAACACGTGCTAAACCTATTTTCTTGACTGCGGCAGCCATTATCCTTGCTTCAACACTTTTGGCTGGTGACGCTGTATTTGGCGGTCTAGGAGTTGCTCTAATATTTGGAACAATAGCGGCAGTTGTGGCTTCACTTATAGTTGTGCCGATACTTCTGTTTAAAGCAGATTTACAAAGACATTTTAATTTAGATTAA